A window from Drosophila kikkawai strain 14028-0561.14 chromosome 2L, DkikHiC1v2, whole genome shotgun sequence encodes these proteins:
- the rau gene encoding uncharacterized protein rau, translated as MLKHVQISPLRNRSDSVSLRSSSHASSCASSMCGSPEPPTDLQRTPSRASSYSSLNEQLPQTTIKVYTNRLKIDIEYKTLGIQWDTTSKEVINMLLRRLKMRHRDPRLFYLSMEVAVRRAGVKTILVLDDDTRPAIMQACHPKGESRFCLQLKPGGLIRVHTSALQASSQYKSLVISEETTSDELLQLLLGCYSSPEPVESFSLYEVCPGQECQRKLHPDDLPLRTQAERMKRGEGCHFLVRRTPNYARRRQLLANLNEAIGQAAAEAAAAAAAEDATSLLELSLESDLSLSEDLHSCSSRSSGSEDAEDEDECASSSGSSDNSTECALRRDFYPTPSPPAPVPAPTTTVTVSPPARAYSPVYNIREIRTASHSFSSLGKDKKLLDIHMNARYTSGGGLYGRLMPVAESETLDLNGNPSAKLTAEAVNNNPAKGLGHFVYL; from the exons ATGCTGAAGCACGTACAAATCTCGCCGCTGCGCAATCGCTCTGACTCGGTGTCCTTGCGCTCCTCCAGTCATGCCTCCTCCTGCGCCAGCTCCATGTGCGGCAGCCCAGAGCCACCCACAGATCTGCAAAGGACACCCTCGCGGGCCTCCAGCTACTCCAGTCTCAATGAGCAGTTGCCACAG ACCACAATCAAAGTGTACACCAACCGCCTAAAGATTGACATTGAGTACAAGACTTTGGGCATTCAGTGGGACACCACCAGCAAGGAGGTTATTAATATGCTACTAAGACG CCTCAAGATGCGCCATCGGGATCCGCGTCTTTTTTACCTCTCCATGGAGGTGGCCGTGCGCCGGGCTGGTGTCAAGACCATCCTCGTGCTGGACGACGACACTAGACCAGCCATTATGCAGGCCTGTCACCCCAAAGGCGAATCCCGCTTTTGTCTCCAGCTTAAACCCGGCGGCCTTATCCGCGTCCACACCTCCGCCCTGCAGGCCAGCTCCCAGTACAAGTCGCTGGTGATCAGCGAGGAGACCACCAGCGATGAGCTGCTCCAGCTGCTCCTGGGCTGCTATAGCTCTCCAGAGCCTGTCGAAAGCTTCTCGCTGTATGAAGTGTGTCCAGGACAGGAGTGCCAGCGCAAGCTGCATCCAGATGACCTACCACTGCGCACCCAGGCAGAGCGGATGAAGCGCGGCGAGGGCTGTCACTTTTTGGTAAGGCGGACGCCCAATTATGCCCGCCGGCGGCAGCTGTTGGCCAACCTGAACGAGGCCATTGGCCAGGCTGCAGcagaggcggcggcagcagcagcagcggaggaTGCCACCAGTCTGCTGGAGCTCTCCCTCGAGTCGGATCTGTCGCTCTCCGAGGATCTGCATAGCTGCAGCAGTCGGAGCAGCGGAAGCGAAGATGCCGAGGATGAGGACGAATGCGCCAGCAGCTCTGGATCTTCGGATAACTCCACTGAGTGTGCCCTGCGACGCGACTTTTATCCaactccttctcctcctgctcctgttcctgctccaACAACGACGGTCACTGTGTCGCCGCCTGCCCGAGCCTACAGCCCCGTGTACAACATCCGCGAGATCCGCACAGCCTCGCACTCGTTCTCCTCGCTGGGCAAGGACaaaaagctgctggacataCACATGAATGCGCGGTACACCTCCGGGGGAGGTCTCTATGGCAGGCTGATGCCCGTGGCAGAGTCAGAGACCCTGGATCTTAATGGGAATCCCAGCGCCAAGCTCACAGCGGAGGCGGTCAACAACAATCCGGCCAAGGGTCTGGGACACTTTGTGTATCTGTAG